The following coding sequences lie in one Rutidosis leptorrhynchoides isolate AG116_Rl617_1_P2 chromosome 4, CSIRO_AGI_Rlap_v1, whole genome shotgun sequence genomic window:
- the LOC139904243 gene encoding probable inactive receptor kinase At2g26730 — protein MSVFHLLLISVSLTIIFNYRVTSESTQEKQALLSFLSQVHHASRISWNSNQSTCSWTGVTCDSTNTSVISLRLPGTGLIGTIPPNTIGKLSQLRVLSLHSNALTGEFPSDFNNLAFLRNVYLQNNKFTGEFPPTFTELTRLTRLDLSANNLTGSIPFSINNLTVLTGLFLQNNSFSGQLPSINPASLVDINVSNNKLNGSIPKSLARFPVTAFSGNINLCGSPLPPCNNTFFPGPAPSPPSIEPPAVGKKHKKKLSTGAIVAIVIGSVLFLALLLLILLLCLRKKRNPKTRQVTKPSQAVSASVAASRAATEAGTSSSKDDITGASMEGERNKLVFFEGGIYSFDLEDLLRASAEVLGKGSVGTSYKAVLEEGTTVVVKRLKDVVVTKKEFDLQMEVLGKMKDENVVPLRAYYYSKDEKLLVYDYFPAGSLSALLHGSRGSGRSPLDWDHRMRIALGTARGVAYLHVAGKVVHGNIKSSNVLLRQETNKDASVSDYGLNTLFGGSSTPNNRVTGYRAPELLETRKATFKSDVYSFGVLLLELLTGKAPNQASLGEEGIDLPRWVQSVVREEWTAEVFDVELMRYQNIEEEMVQLLQIAMACVSTVPDQRPAMQEVVRMMEDMNRAETDDGLRQSSDDPSKESGGHTPPTEARNSPNTVTP, from the exons ATGTCCGTCTTTCATCTTCTCCTCATTTCAGTATCCCTTACAATTATCTTCAATTACCGAGTTACCTCCGAGTCAACTCAAGAAAAACAAGCTCTACTCTCATTCCTCTCCCAAGTCCATCACGCTTCTAGAATCTCCTGGAACTCAAATCAATCAACGTGCTCATGGACCGGTGTCACGTGCGATTCCACCAACACTTCCGTCATCTCCCTCCGTCTTCCCGGTACCGGACTTATCGGAACCATTCCGCCTAACACCATCGGAAAACTATCTCAGCTCCGCGTGTTGTCGCTTCACTCCAACGCTCTCACCGGTGAGTTTCCTTCCGATTTCAATAACCTTGCTTTCCTTCGAAACGTGTATTTACAAAACAACAAATTCACCGGTGAGTTCCCGCCTACTTTTACTGAGCTGACTCGTTTGACTCGGTTAGATCTCTCCGCTAATAATCTCACCGGTTCGATTCCGTTTTCAATCAATAACTTAACCGTACTCACCGGACTGTTTCTTCAAAACAATAGCTTCTCCGGCCAGCTTCCGAGTATTAATCCGGCGAGCTTAGTCGATATAAACGTTTCTAATAACAAACTAAACGGATCAATTCCTAAATCGTTAGCTAGGTTTCCGGTAACTGCATTCTCCGGCAACATTAACCTCTGCGGCAGTCCATTACCTCCTTGCAACAACACATTTTTCCCTGGACCGGCGCCGTCTCCACCGTCAATCGAGCCACCGGCGGTCGGTAAAAAACACAAGAAAAAACTCTCAACCGGCGCAATTGTAGCAATCGTGATCGGATCGGTGTTGTTTCTCGCTTTACTATTACTAATTCTGTTACTCTGTTTACGTAAAAAGCGGAATCCGAAAACAAGACAAGTAACGAAACCATCCCAGGCGGTTTCGGCATCAGTCGCGGCCTCACGGGCCGCGACTGAAGCGGGAACATCGTCATCGAAAGACGATATAACTGGGGCGTCAATGGAAGGTGAAAGGAATAAATTAGTGTTTTTTGAGGGAGGGATTTATAGTTTTGATTTGGAAGATTTATTAAGGGCGTCTGCAGAGGTTTTAGGTAAAGGAAGTGTAGGGACTTCATATAAAGCGGTACTCGAAGAAGGAACAACAGTTGTTGTGAAACGATTGAAAGATGTTGTGGTAACAAAAAAGGAATTTGATTTACAAATGGAGGTTTTGGGGAAGATGAAAGATGAAAATGTGGTTCCGTTACGAGCTTATTATTATTCTAAAGATGAGAAATTGCTTGTTTATGATTACTTTCCTGCTGGTAGCTTATCTGCTCTTCTACATG GGAGCAGAGGCTCTGGCCGGTCACCACTTGATTGGGACCATCGTATGAGGATCGCATTGGGTACGGCCCGAGGGGTTGCGTACTTGCATGTTGCCGGAAAAGTGGTTCACGGTAACATAAAATCATCAAACGTACTACTCCGACAAGAAACTAACAAGGATGCTTCGGTATCCGATTATGGTCTAAACACGCTCTTTGGCGGGTCGAGCACCCCGAACAACCGGGTCACGGGTTACCGGGCTCCCGAACTTCTTGAGACCCGAAAAGCTACATTTAAATCTGATGTGTATAGCTTTGGGGTGTTATTATTGGAGCTTTTAACGGGTAAAGCACCGAACCAAGCTTCGTTAGGTGAGGAAGGGATCGACTTGCCTCGGTGGGTCCAGTCGGTTGTAAGAGAAGAATGGACCGCCGAGGTGTTCGATGTGGAGTTAATGAGGTATCAAAATATTGAAGAAGAGATGGTTCAGTTATTGCAAATAGCTATGGCGTGTGTATCGACTGTACCTGATCAACGACCCGCAATGCAAGAAGTGGTGAGGATGATGGAGGATATGAATCGGGCTGAAACAGATGACGGGTTGAGGCAATCGTCGGATGACCCGTCTAAGGAATCGGGCGGACATACACCTCCAACAGAGGCCCGGAACTCACCCAATACCGtcacaccgtaa